The DNA region CGGTTGGATGCCAAAGGGAAATCCAATTGTTCCAGGATTGCATGAGAGCGGCCTAGTGCCCGGAGAAGTAATTTTCCCGACCTGATGTCTAACAAACCTAATTCGACGGTCGCGTGGTTTTCCGTTTGCTGACCGTTGATGGCGCTAACTTCGGGGAGAAGGTCAAGGTGGGCGGGTCCCGTGGTTTCCTGATTGGCTGACAGGAGTACTAAAACCACATCAAGATCCCTGGAGGCTCTCAGTGAGTTCAGTTGGCTGACGTTCTCTCCGGAGGGGATGTCCTCCAGACGAATGACCTCTTCTACTGAAAGGGGGATCTGGTTTTGGACCTCCTGCTTCACCCTGGCCGCGAACTGTAACCAGCTATTGTCGGTCAGCGCCTGGTTGGCCCGGGAGTGGCCTGAGGACATGACGATGACCATACCAACCGGAAGCCGGTCGTGAGATTGAATTGAAAGCTTTTCCCGGATGATCGACGAAGAATTCAGCTCTTTTTCAAACTGCGTCTCCAGTCCGAGAGAGGAAGGGCCGGCGCACCCTCCCATCCAGAGCAAGGGTAACATCAAAAGAGGGAAAATTCTCCAGGAGGAAAGAAGAGCAGCTCGTGTTAAAACGCCACATAAACGGTCGGCCAAAGATGGTTTCTTTGATTGCATCTTTCGGATCTCCTTTTCAGTTGGGATCGGATTTTCAGATTCGTTGCCTTAAATACAGGGGGGGTTGGAAAACCTGCCGGATGGTGATCACGAGATAAGGGTGGGAGGACAATTTCGCCGAAATTCCCTCCCACCCAGCAAGTCCCTATGCTAGGGTCCAATCGACCTCCTCTTCCTCTTTACTGCTGTCGTTGCTGGCAATTGTCCAATCGGTCTCATCCTCGTCTGCATCTTCGGACTCACCCTGGGCCAGAGTCCAGTCAGGTTCATCCTCCTCCGACTCCTTAGCGTCCTTTTTGGCCAAGGTCCAGTCAGTGTCATCCTCGCTGGAGTCTCTGGTATCTTTGCCGGCTAGCGTCCAGTCCACCTCTGTCTCCTGTTTGTCCTCCTCGGTAGCCATGATCCAGGTGGATTTGCCGTCGGATACCGGCACCTGCCCGTTGCCTTCCTTGCCCCAGATTGTGCCTGCTTGAGTCCAAGCCAGCAGTCCGGCGAGAGCTAACGCAAATGTGTAAGTTATGGCTTTGGTTGGTGTCAGTTGAGTGTTCATTTTTAAATCCTCCAATAAAAGTGTGCAACCATCCGTCCCTGCTGTGAAAGTTTTATGTATTACTTCGTTATCCATGATTTATTAAATACTAATTATGTATATATAGACAAATACATAAAAATGTATATAAACATAAAAAAAATAGATGAATGAAAATGTTCGTAATTTCTTAAACATGAAGAGTGGCTTGGGGGCGGGATAGGGGATAGGTGTTCGTGCAGGTCCTGACGAGTATTGCCTGTTCATGCGGCTCCCAAGCCAAAACCTGAATGCTCATTATCGGAGGGGCTTTTAGCCTGGCCGTCATGGATTTCAATGAAAGGGAGTGTTGAATAATAAAGATGTTCAAGGGAAAATTTGCCCAGGATTAGATTTCTCATCAAAGGCTCCGGGTCGGTTCAAAAAAGTCCGTCCAGCAAGGCCGCAGCCGTTTTTACGCGCGGAGCGTACGCGTAGTACGTGAGCACGGAAAAAGGGCGAGAACGCCGCTGGCGGCTTTTTTCAACAGACCCTGAACGTGTGCGAGCCTGTCCAAAGAAATTTTTCCAGGCTACCGAGAAACACCCCCGGGAGGGTCGGGAGGAGGGCAGTCAGGGTTTTTCGAGGAAGCGGGATTCTGTAAGCATGGTGAAATTCATTCGGTAAGGAGCAGGTGCACAGGAGTTAGAATTGCGGGTTTTTCAAGTTCGTGACGCACCATGGTGAAGATTTGACGATCTTTACGAATGGTGGTGTGCCCTCGTTTCTTTAAGTTTCGAAGTGGCAGGATGAGACGGGGATTTGATTGTAATTGCTTTTTGTGGCGGTTAAGAAAGGCCCAATATAAATTGGTAATGGGGCAATTCGTTTTGGGGTTGAAGGCGCATCCGGTGCAGAAATCACTCATACGATTGATATAGGCTGCGCCCGAAATATACGGTTTGGTGGTCATGAAAGGACCTGTCCCGAAAGTTCCCATAGCCAAAACATTCGGTTCCACGACCCAATCAAAAGCATCAACATACGCCACCCAGAACCAATCGGTCAGTTCACGGGGAGATACATCGAGCAGGGTGGCAATATTCGCAAGGATCATGAGCCTGGTAATGTGGTGGGAATAGCCATGTTCCCAGACTTGTCCGATCACGTGATCAAGGCAATGCAGGCCGCTCGCTGTTCCCCAAAAGGCAGAGGGCAAAGGGTTCATGGCTCCCAGGAATGAAGGCGTCGCGCCTCCATTCAGACCGGATGCATTCCTGGAAGCCTTCCATGTTGGCTGGACCCATTTGTTGTATCCGGCATTACCAGGTATGTCTGCGCTGGGGAAGTGATTCCGGAACCCATCTGTTGCTTGATGGACATGCCGGACAAATTCACGCCAGCCTAGAACCTGCCGGATAAAACCTTCCTTGGAAGCCAAGGGGAGCTTTAAGGCTACAACGTCTTTGATCATCTGTCCGGGCAGCAAACGATGAATGTTGAGGAGGGCCGCCATGCGGGTATGAAAGAGCGTCTGTTCATTTTCGGCCATGGCATCCTCATAGGGACCGAAATGTGGAAGACAATGTGTTTTGGCCCAGTGCCATTGCCGGATGGCATCTTTTTTCGTTCCCGGAAGGAATTCCGGATGAAGCGTGCCGGGGTGGTCAGCAAATTGGGATTCAACGAGTGCCACGATCTCGGTCTTAATTGGATTGGTCGGAAAGCGGAGTTCCTTTGTAGGGCGCGGTCTTCCTTTCCAGGGCTTACGGTTTTCGGTATCGAAACTATATTTTCCGCCCATCGGGCGGGGACCGTCCATCAGGATGCCGGTGTGTTTTCGAACGAACCGATAGAAGGTATCCATGCGCCAGGGAGGCTGTGTCCCGGCGCCTTCCTCAAAGTCACGCCTGGAGGTCAACCAACCTTCATGAGGGATGAAGGTGACCAAACCTTTTTTGAGGAGCGGATCAAGATCCTGTTTGACTTCCAGTTCCGCGGGCTCCATGACCCGCAAAGAGCCTAAATCCTGAAGGAGGGGTTTTAATGTTTCTCGCAATGGTTCAGAGGTTGTTTGGTAGCGAACGGCCACACCCCGCTTTGCCTGTTCAATTGCGAAGTGACGCAGGTTGAGCAGATGAAAGGCAATTTTTTGCTTGTGGTAGGGTCTCCTTCTCAGCTTCCAATGCGACTCGATGAACACTACGCCGAGGTTGTGAGGATCTTCCCGGCTCAGGGGGCCCATGTCATCGGAAAGTTGGTCCTCCAAAACGAGAATCCAACTCCGCGTCCCTTCTTTGCTCGCATAGCCGTTCAGGGTTTTGAAAAATTCATCCATTCTTGGACGGACCATCCTTGGGAGTCAGGAATGAAACAGGGCTCAGGCCATCTCTGCATGAGCCAACCACATGAATGCCGTGGCAATCCGTTTGAAAAATTCGGTCAGGCACGGCCGGTCAGCCGTAACCGGTTTCTGGCAAACCAGTCATACGCCCGGACCAGAAGTTTGTTGATTGTGGGTCGCCGGGCCAATCTTGCGAGAGCGCGCAATCCTATGGCTTCCCACATTTCCCTGAACACCTCGACGCCGGTAATGACTGTTCCATCCGCCCACCGGGCGTGAATGACTTTGCCCAAATCACATGGACTCAATCCATGTTCTGCCGGAAGGTAGGATGAAGCCGAAAAATCAATGAATTCCAGATGTTTCTTCCTATTGAATATGCTCATGAGATCGATCTCACGACGACAAATTGGACAGTCGCCATCAAAATATACGGTCAATGGATAGGGTTTGGTTTCCCGGTGATGGGGCAGGACATCGGGGTGCCCCACGGGGGATGTTTGGCAGGATCCCGTACAGACTTTCTTATCCATGGTGCTCCTTATGCCGGAACAAGCTGCTTCCTTTAAAAATTCGAAACAGGTAATACAGCGAAGGGAACAGGAAGAGCGCCCCGACCACTAAAGTCCCTGCGATAAATTTCAGGGTGATTCCGGGAGCGGAGGCATTAAAGATCGTCAGATCGGGAGGGATCAAATACGGGAATTGTGCGAGGCCCCATGCCCAAATGGTCAGGGTGACCTGCAGGATGGCACAGGCCCGGGCCCACCAATAGCGCTGTGTGACAAGTAATACGACAGCTGCAACGGTCAAACTGCCGATGCCGAATTGAATGACCCCACCCCAGAGACTGGTCGTCAGCTCACCCCAGAGTTGCGGGGCCCCCGACCTTCCCAGATACAACGCGGTTTCCTCCATTAAGCCGGCCAGTAGGGCTGCAATGATCGCCCGGTTCCGAAAGATTTTTTGTAGTGTGGGATCACGGGTTTCCAGAAGAAGATAGGTGGCTGCCAGATACGTAAACAGCAAGAGGGTCAACAATCCCATGCCTAACGGAAAAGGTTGCAGCCAGGGAGAGATATAGCCATCAAAAAAGGTTGCCGGGTTGACGGGAAAGTGGCCGGAGGTAATGGTCCCAATGATCATACCCAGGAGGAGAGGGCTGATGAGACTGGAAATGGCAAACAGTTGATCCCACCTGAGGTGAATGTCATCATCTTTAATGTCATAGTGACGAAAGGCAAATGCTGACCCGCGAAGGACGATGCCGATGACCAGGATGGTCAGAGGAATATGAAGTGTGGTGGAAATATGCACATATGCCTTCGGAAAAGCCGTGAAGACGATCGTCACGATCAGAATCAACCATACATGATTAGCTTCCCAGATCGGTCCGATGGCTTCTCCGATCAACTGATGTTGCGCCCGCCTTGTGGGACCTCTGGCCAGAAGATGCCATACTCCGGCTCCAAAGTCTGCCCCGCCAAGCAAGGCGTAAAACGTCAGGGCGATCAGTAAGACATTGGCGAGAGCGATTTGCAATTCCATCAGGCGGGTTCCGCCTCCTTCCGTGGGGAAGTCATCTCAAACTGTTCGGGAGTAGCTAAGACATGTCGCCACATCAACCAGATCACGATACAGGCCAGGAACACATACAACACGCCAAAAATGATCAGGGGAATGATCAATCCCGGCATGGGTGTGACGGCGTTTGCGGTTTTCAGATATCCTACAATGACCCAGGGTTGCCGCCCCACTTCCGTGGCTACCCAACCGGCTTCGATCGCCAAAAAGCCTAAGGGGGTTGCCAACACCATCGCTTGGAGGAATCGTCGGCATTGATAGAGCGTGTTCTTCTTGTACATAAGCCAGAAGCCCCAGAGAGCCAGGCCCATCATCAAAAATCCGATGAAGACCATGAGTTGAAACGCCGTCCTGGTTATGCCGATGGGGGGCCAGTTTTCCTTGGGAAAATCCTTGAGACCCACCACCTGACCATTGGGGTCAGACGTGACCAGTAAACTTAAGGCATAAGGGATTTCCAGCACATAGTCGAATATTTCTCTTTCTGCATCCCAAACGCCGCCGATGCGAAACGGCGCGGCCTGTTGCGTCTCGACCTGGGCTTCAAATACCGCCAATTTTAAGGGTTGGAATTCCGCCACCCGTTTGGCGAGGAAATCTCCGCTGAGCGGTTGAAGGATGGCGCTGATTCCACCGATGACCAAGGCAATTTGTAGAGCCGATTGATGAAACGCATTGCCGGGTTGGCGGAGAAGCAGGAAGGCATGAATGCCGGCCACCGCAAAACCGGCAGCCGCAAATGCGGCAAGGATCATGTGGGGGGCCTGTAATAAACCCGAGGGATTGAAGAGGGCCGCCACGGGATCGATATTGGCCGGAATGCCGCCATGCATCATAAATCCTCTGGGGGTATTCATCCACCCGTTCGCCATGACCACAACGACCCCGGATGTGATTCCACTCAACGCCACCACGCCTCCCGCTGTGAGGTGTGCAACCGGGCTCACCTTCTGCCATCCATAGAGATAGATCCCGAGGAAAATAGCTTCTGTAAAAAACGCAAACCCTTCGATGGCAAAGGCCGGTCCGATGATGGGACCTGCCCATTCCATAAACCGGGGCCAGAGTAGACCCAATTGGAACGACAAT from Nitrospiraceae bacterium includes:
- a CDS encoding cryptochrome/photolyase family protein, translated to MDEFFKTLNGYASKEGTRSWILVLEDQLSDDMGPLSREDPHNLGVVFIESHWKLRRRPYHKQKIAFHLLNLRHFAIEQAKRGVAVRYQTTSEPLRETLKPLLQDLGSLRVMEPAELEVKQDLDPLLKKGLVTFIPHEGWLTSRRDFEEGAGTQPPWRMDTFYRFVRKHTGILMDGPRPMGGKYSFDTENRKPWKGRPRPTKELRFPTNPIKTEIVALVESQFADHPGTLHPEFLPGTKKDAIRQWHWAKTHCLPHFGPYEDAMAENEQTLFHTRMAALLNIHRLLPGQMIKDVVALKLPLASKEGFIRQVLGWREFVRHVHQATDGFRNHFPSADIPGNAGYNKWVQPTWKASRNASGLNGGATPSFLGAMNPLPSAFWGTASGLHCLDHVIGQVWEHGYSHHITRLMILANIATLLDVSPRELTDWFWVAYVDAFDWVVEPNVLAMGTFGTGPFMTTKPYISGAAYINRMSDFCTGCAFNPKTNCPITNLYWAFLNRHKKQLQSNPRLILPLRNLKKRGHTTIRKDRQIFTMVRHELEKPAILTPVHLLLTE
- a CDS encoding DUF393 domain-containing protein, encoding MDKKVCTGSCQTSPVGHPDVLPHHRETKPYPLTVYFDGDCPICRREIDLMSIFNRKKHLEFIDFSASSYLPAEHGLSPCDLGKVIHARWADGTVITGVEVFREMWEAIGLRALARLARRPTINKLLVRAYDWFARNRLRLTGRA
- a CDS encoding cytochrome d ubiquinol oxidase subunit II, translating into MELQIALANVLLIALTFYALLGGADFGAGVWHLLARGPTRRAQHQLIGEAIGPIWEANHVWLILIVTIVFTAFPKAYVHISTTLHIPLTILVIGIVLRGSAFAFRHYDIKDDDIHLRWDQLFAISSLISPLLLGMIIGTITSGHFPVNPATFFDGYISPWLQPFPLGMGLLTLLLFTYLAATYLLLETRDPTLQKIFRNRAIIAALLAGLMEETALYLGRSGAPQLWGELTTSLWGGVIQFGIGSLTVAAVVLLVTQRYWWARACAILQVTLTIWAWGLAQFPYLIPPDLTIFNASAPGITLKFIAGTLVVGALFLFPSLYYLFRIFKGSSLFRHKEHHG
- a CDS encoding cytochrome ubiquinol oxidase subunit I, with translation MSDLIAARSLMAMSLGFHIIFAVVGMAMPLLMVVAEWRWLKTGKAVYLTIAKRWAKGTAIFFAVGAVTGTVLSFQLGLLWPRFMEWAGPIIGPAFAIEGFAFFTEAIFLGIYLYGWQKVSPVAHLTAGGVVALSGITSGVVVVMANGWMNTPRGFMMHGGIPANIDPVAALFNPSGLLQAPHMILAAFAAAGFAVAGIHAFLLLRQPGNAFHQSALQIALVIGGISAILQPLSGDFLAKRVAEFQPLKLAVFEAQVETQQAAPFRIGGVWDAEREIFDYVLEIPYALSLLVTSDPNGQVVGLKDFPKENWPPIGITRTAFQLMVFIGFLMMGLALWGFWLMYKKNTLYQCRRFLQAMVLATPLGFLAIEAGWVATEVGRQPWVIVGYLKTANAVTPMPGLIIPLIIFGVLYVFLACIVIWLMWRHVLATPEQFEMTSPRKEAEPA